From Rhodovastum atsumiense, a single genomic window includes:
- the petA gene encoding ubiquinol-cytochrome c reductase iron-sulfur subunit, producing the protein MASRHANRSPAKGVHYRGMADTMSGTAHASGHGSGQDVNKRDFLKLVAGASAAIGVGAIAWPLVDSMNPSKDVLALSELEVDLAPIAAGQAIIVSWRGSPVFVRHRTATEIKEAESAPMADLKDPQTDEARVKKGHEEWLIVSAVCTHLGCIPLGAKPTDPRGEFGGWFCPCHGSQYDTSGRIRKGPAPANLPVPPYAFLNDTKIKIG; encoded by the coding sequence GTGGCCTCGCGTCATGCAAATCGCAGCCCCGCGAAGGGGGTTCATTACAGAGGGATGGCCGATACGATGTCTGGGACCGCTCATGCTTCCGGTCATGGCTCCGGGCAGGATGTCAATAAACGCGACTTCCTGAAGCTGGTCGCTGGCGCTTCGGCCGCCATCGGGGTGGGGGCCATCGCCTGGCCGCTGGTTGACAGCATGAATCCGTCGAAGGACGTGCTGGCGCTGTCGGAACTCGAGGTCGACCTTGCCCCGATCGCTGCCGGCCAGGCGATCATCGTTTCCTGGCGCGGCTCCCCGGTGTTCGTCCGCCATCGCACCGCAACCGAGATCAAGGAAGCCGAGTCCGCGCCGATGGCGGATCTGAAGGATCCGCAAACCGACGAGGCGCGCGTCAAGAAGGGCCACGAGGAGTGGCTCATCGTCAGCGCCGTCTGCACCCATCTCGGTTGCATTCCGCTCGGTGCCAAGCCGACCGACCCGCGCGGCGAGTTCGGCGGCTGGTTCTGCCCCTGCCACGGCAGCCAGTACGACACCTCCGGCCGCATCCGGAAGGGCCCGGCCCCGGCCAATCTGCCCGTTCCGCCCTATGCGTTCCTGAACGACACGAAGATCAAGATCGGCTGA
- the hemF gene encoding oxygen-dependent coproporphyrinogen oxidase — translation MPQSTPASEPHASLKETARIWFESLRDALCTSFEAIEDAQESSDRPAGRFERTAWQRPTEDASSGGGGVMSIMRGRVFEKVGVNVSTVFGHFTPEFAARIPGAAEDPRFWASGISLVAHMHSPRVPAAHFNTRMLVTRQGWFGGGGDLTPLQLDSAEAIEDAAELHAAFQAACDRHDPAYYPRFKAWCDRYFFLPHRNEARGAGGIFFDNLASGDAAADLSFIQDVGRAFLETYPRIVRRRMGEPWTGADRDALLVKRGRYVEFNLLHDRGTLFGLRTGGNVEAILMSLPPMVKWP, via the coding sequence ATGCCGCAATCCACACCCGCTTCCGAACCTCACGCATCCTTGAAGGAGACTGCCCGCATTTGGTTCGAGAGCCTGCGCGACGCGCTTTGCACCAGCTTCGAAGCGATCGAGGACGCACAGGAAAGTTCGGATCGTCCGGCCGGGCGCTTCGAGCGCACCGCCTGGCAGCGCCCGACCGAGGATGCAAGCAGCGGCGGTGGCGGGGTGATGAGCATCATGCGCGGCCGCGTCTTCGAGAAAGTGGGCGTCAACGTCTCCACCGTGTTCGGCCACTTCACGCCGGAATTCGCGGCCCGGATCCCCGGTGCCGCCGAGGATCCGCGCTTCTGGGCCAGCGGCATCAGCCTGGTTGCCCACATGCACAGCCCGCGTGTCCCGGCCGCGCATTTCAATACGCGCATGCTGGTGACCCGGCAGGGCTGGTTCGGCGGCGGCGGCGACCTGACGCCGCTGCAGCTCGACAGCGCGGAGGCGATCGAGGACGCAGCCGAGTTGCACGCTGCCTTCCAGGCCGCCTGCGACCGGCACGATCCGGCGTACTACCCGCGCTTCAAGGCGTGGTGCGACCGCTATTTCTTCCTGCCCCACCGCAACGAGGCGCGCGGCGCGGGCGGCATCTTCTTCGACAACCTCGCCTCGGGCGACGCCGCGGCGGACCTGAGCTTCATCCAGGATGTCGGCCGCGCCTTCCTGGAAACCTATCCACGGATCGTACGCCGCCGCATGGGCGAGCCCTGGACCGGGGCGGACCGCGACGCCCTGCTGGTCAAGCGGGGCCGCTACGTCGAGTTCAACCTCCTGCATGATCGTGGCACGCTGTTTGGCCTGCGCACCGGCGGCAATGTGGAAGCGATCCTGATGAGCCTGCCCCCCATGGTGAAATGGCCCTAG
- a CDS encoding PhzF family phenazine biosynthesis protein, with product MPTYEYVTVDVFTDRRFGGNPLAVFPDARGLSDAQMQDLAREFNYSETTFVLPPADPRHTAEVRIFTPTTELPFAGHPNVGTGYVLASRAQAVPDHFTFEEKAGLVRVHILRDEAGRPNGARISSPQSLSVGIAVPTDLVAAAASLEDADIATTTHEPLVASVGTKFVIAEVASVDALRRAVPDIGRFRHAVVELDELQGRFALYLYARVEGDATRLRARMFAPLGGVIEDPATGSANATVAALLTSLAPGSDVDLAYDISQGEEIGRPSRLLATARKTAEGPVLSTVAGNCVPVMRGQVEI from the coding sequence ATGCCAACCTATGAATACGTCACGGTGGACGTCTTCACCGATCGCCGCTTCGGCGGCAATCCGCTGGCCGTGTTCCCCGATGCACGCGGCCTGTCCGACGCGCAGATGCAGGACCTCGCGCGCGAGTTCAACTATTCGGAGACGACTTTCGTCCTGCCGCCCGCGGATCCGCGCCATACCGCGGAGGTGCGCATCTTCACCCCGACCACCGAGCTGCCCTTCGCCGGCCATCCGAATGTCGGCACCGGCTATGTGCTGGCCTCCCGCGCGCAGGCCGTGCCCGACCACTTCACCTTCGAGGAAAAGGCCGGGCTGGTGCGCGTGCATATCCTGCGCGACGAGGCCGGCCGGCCGAACGGGGCACGCATCTCCTCGCCGCAATCGCTGTCGGTCGGCATCGCCGTGCCGACCGACCTGGTCGCGGCGGCGGCGTCGCTGGAGGATGCCGACATCGCCACCACCACGCATGAGCCGCTGGTCGCCTCGGTCGGCACCAAGTTCGTGATCGCGGAAGTGGCGAGCGTGGACGCGTTGCGGCGCGCGGTGCCCGATATCGGGCGCTTCCGTCACGCGGTGGTGGAACTCGACGAGCTGCAGGGGCGGTTCGCCCTGTACCTCTATGCCCGGGTGGAGGGCGATGCGACCCGGCTGCGGGCCCGCATGTTCGCCCCGCTCGGCGGGGTGATCGAGGATCCCGCGACCGGCAGCGCCAATGCGACGGTGGCAGCCCTGCTGACCTCGCTGGCACCGGGCAGCGATGTCGATCTCGCCTACGACATCAGCCAGGGCGAGGAAATCGGGCGCCCCAGCCGGCTGCTGGCGACCGCGCGCAAGACGGCGGAGGGCCCGGTGCTCTCGACCGTCGCCGGCAACTGCGTGCCGGTCATGCGCGGTCAGGTGGAGATTTAG
- a CDS encoding MBL fold metallo-hydrolase — protein sequence MGFLTEPEPARGVPLPAAPGVVRLVADNPGPMTGHGTNTWLIEDDGITVLDPGPDDARHVQAILRATSGRVRRILVSHTHRDHIGAVPALAAATGAPVHGFHRPQDPGFVPDVALDDGDMAGAWRALHTPGHAGDHLCFARADGVILTADHVMTWSTSVVSPPEGDMAAYVASLRRLIAREDRLLLPGHGPPLAGPATYLRELLDHRLRREAAILAAISAGSQSLNEIVECVYVPLNPDLRPAAGRNVLAHLLKLQQEGRARPDGTGWRAA from the coding sequence ATGGGTTTCCTCACCGAACCCGAACCGGCCCGTGGCGTGCCGTTGCCGGCTGCCCCCGGGGTGGTGCGGCTGGTGGCGGACAACCCGGGGCCGATGACCGGCCACGGCACCAATACCTGGCTGATCGAGGATGATGGCATCACCGTGCTCGATCCGGGGCCGGACGATGCGCGGCATGTCCAGGCGATCCTGCGTGCCACGTCCGGGCGGGTGCGGCGGATCCTGGTCAGCCACACCCATCGCGACCATATCGGCGCGGTGCCGGCACTGGCCGCGGCCACCGGCGCCCCCGTGCATGGCTTCCATCGCCCTCAGGATCCAGGCTTCGTGCCGGATGTGGCCCTGGACGACGGCGACATGGCCGGGGCGTGGCGGGCCTTGCATACGCCCGGCCATGCCGGCGACCATCTCTGCTTCGCCCGCGCCGACGGCGTGATCCTGACGGCCGATCACGTGATGACCTGGTCGACCAGCGTGGTCAGCCCGCCAGAGGGCGACATGGCCGCCTATGTGGCCAGCCTGCGCCGCCTGATCGCGCGCGAGGACCGGCTGCTGCTGCCCGGCCATGGGCCGCCGCTGGCCGGGCCTGCCACCTATCTGCGCGAATTGCTCGACCACCGGTTGCGGCGGGAGGCGGCAATCCTGGCCGCCATCAGCGCCGGTTCGCAGTCGCTGAACGAAATCGTAGAATGCGTCTATGTGCCCCTCAACCCGGACCTGCGTCCGGCGGCCGGGCGCAATGTGCTCGCCCATCTGCTGAAGCTGCAGCAGGAAGGGCGTGCGCGGCCCGACGGCACGGGCTGGCGGGCCGCCTGA
- a CDS encoding DMT family transporter, with amino-acid sequence MAPPPRHTLHDTGTDTVRGILLACICYMLLTVGDAAVKWALPVVGLAGAMFGRAAFGLPTVALLARAQETSMAATWARLRPVRKGMVALRSLVHAFVSFAWYVAWQQGMTLADSYALGYVVPLLMTLLAIPMLGERIHWRRATSTLIGFAGVMVMLRPGGIAWTPVLLLFIAGLVALAVSRIMNRMLATTETPECLSFWLLAAHVPAGVLLAAMYAMPALTPAATAALLLIGVSNGVAHWLQSRAFALAPVSALAPYEYTTLLWGGALGWLVFAELPSRDALVGAAIVAAAGLYNLHREQVRRRQEEKAAAAASGGAVAGAAAMVHRRPD; translated from the coding sequence ATGGCCCCCCCGCCCCGGCACACGCTGCACGACACTGGCACCGATACCGTGCGCGGAATCCTGCTCGCCTGCATCTGCTACATGTTGCTGACGGTCGGCGATGCCGCGGTGAAATGGGCGTTGCCTGTGGTCGGGCTGGCCGGCGCCATGTTCGGCCGTGCCGCCTTCGGCCTGCCCACCGTGGCGCTGCTGGCCCGCGCGCAGGAGACCAGCATGGCTGCCACCTGGGCGCGGCTGCGCCCGGTGCGCAAGGGCATGGTGGCGCTGCGCAGCCTGGTGCATGCCTTCGTCTCCTTTGCCTGGTACGTGGCCTGGCAGCAGGGCATGACGCTGGCCGACAGCTATGCCCTTGGCTACGTGGTGCCGTTGCTGATGACGCTGCTCGCGATCCCCATGCTGGGCGAGCGCATCCATTGGCGCCGCGCCACCTCCACGCTGATCGGCTTCGCCGGGGTGATGGTGATGCTGCGGCCGGGCGGCATCGCCTGGACGCCGGTGCTGCTGCTGTTCATCGCCGGGCTGGTGGCGCTCGCGGTCTCGCGCATCATGAACCGCATGCTGGCGACCACTGAAACCCCGGAATGCCTGTCCTTCTGGCTGCTCGCGGCGCATGTGCCGGCCGGTGTGCTGCTCGCGGCGATGTATGCCATGCCGGCCCTGACACCCGCTGCCACGGCGGCGCTGCTGCTGATCGGGGTCAGCAACGGGGTCGCCCATTGGCTGCAATCGCGTGCCTTCGCCCTGGCCCCGGTGAGTGCGCTGGCGCCCTATGAGTACACCACCCTGCTGTGGGGCGGCGCGTTGGGATGGCTGGTGTTCGCCGAGCTGCCTTCGCGCGATGCCCTGGTGGGGGCGGCGATCGTGGCCGCGGCCGGGCTGTACAACCTTCATCGCGAGCAGGTGCGCCGGCGCCAGGAAGAGAAAGCGGCGGCCGCCGCTTCCGGCGGCGCGGTTGCAGGCGCGGCCGCGATGGTGCATCGAAGACCGGACTGA
- a CDS encoding P1 family peptidase codes for MALNLITDVVGLAVGHASDPVLASGVTAILFDPPAVASVAVLGGAPGGHDTTMLEPHMTVERIDAVVLSGGSVFGLDAAGGVQAALREAGRGFRLGPAVVPLASAAILFDLLNGGDKNWGRFPPYRELGYAAAVAARPGEFPLGTVGAGAGATTVTLKGGLGSASAVTPSGHTVGAIVAVNAVGTATLGDGPWFWAAPFEQGTEFGGRGWPSQVPPEALELRIKRAPGTSTTIALVATDATLTKPQAKRLAIMANDGLARAILPAHAPMDGDTVFAAATGRRPLADEEDLTELGHLAAMVLARAVARGVYEATALPFPGALPAWRDRFG; via the coding sequence ATGGCGCTCAATCTGATCACCGACGTGGTGGGGCTCGCGGTCGGACACGCCTCCGATCCGGTGCTGGCCTCCGGCGTCACCGCGATCCTGTTCGACCCCCCGGCGGTGGCCTCGGTCGCCGTGCTCGGTGGCGCGCCGGGCGGGCACGACACCACCATGCTGGAACCGCACATGACCGTCGAGCGCATCGACGCCGTGGTGCTGTCCGGCGGATCGGTGTTCGGGCTGGACGCGGCCGGCGGCGTGCAGGCGGCCCTGCGCGAGGCCGGCCGCGGGTTCCGGCTCGGCCCGGCGGTGGTGCCGCTGGCCTCGGCCGCGATCCTGTTCGACCTGCTGAACGGGGGCGACAAGAACTGGGGCCGGTTCCCGCCGTATCGCGAGCTCGGCTATGCCGCGGCGGTCGCCGCCCGGCCGGGGGAATTCCCGCTCGGCACCGTCGGGGCCGGCGCGGGGGCGACCACGGTGACGCTGAAGGGCGGGCTGGGCTCGGCCAGCGCGGTCACGCCATCCGGCCACACCGTGGGCGCGATCGTCGCGGTGAACGCGGTCGGCACGGCGACGCTGGGGGACGGCCCCTGGTTCTGGGCGGCGCCGTTCGAGCAGGGCACGGAATTCGGCGGCCGTGGCTGGCCCTCCCAGGTCCCGCCGGAGGCGCTGGAGCTGCGGATCAAGCGCGCGCCCGGCACCAGCACCACCATCGCCCTGGTCGCCACCGATGCCACCCTGACCAAGCCCCAGGCCAAGCGGCTCGCCATCATGGCCAATGACGGGCTGGCCCGCGCGATCCTGCCCGCGCACGCGCCGATGGACGGCGACACGGTGTTCGCCGCCGCCACCGGCCGGCGCCCCCTCGCCGACGAGGAAGACCTGACCGAACTCGGCCACCTCGCCGCCATGGTGCTGGCGCGGGCGGTGGCACGCGGGGTCTACGAGGCGACCGCCCTGCCCTTCCCGGGCGCGCTGCCGGCCTGGCGCGACCGCTTCGGCTGA
- a CDS encoding DUF3108 domain-containing protein, protein MRNFPLPVLILALLPLSAAQAETRSTLTAGNAHMSYVGSAMGLSVMRVQAALAMDRSGYRVDVTYGTTGLFSAFMRTEQHSWAQGLWQGRRPAPQRFYSWGHVRGQPRETLLDYDAGQPVLRTLQPPNAGDRDEVPAAERRNTIDTLSALALLVQRVADDGRCDGTARVFDGRRLSEVSARTVAEVVLPPESDAAYAGPSLRCDFLGRQLAGFSIDSDREWQQRPHGGSVWFARAVPGVPPVPVRMTFETRWFGDVTMVLTAAGPGPGPSAAR, encoded by the coding sequence ATGCGGAATTTCCCCCTTCCCGTTCTGATTCTGGCACTCCTGCCCCTGTCGGCGGCGCAGGCGGAAACGCGATCGACGCTGACGGCGGGGAACGCGCATATGAGCTATGTCGGCAGCGCGATGGGCCTGTCGGTCATGCGCGTGCAGGCCGCGCTGGCCATGGACCGGTCCGGCTACCGGGTGGATGTGACCTACGGCACCACCGGGCTGTTCTCGGCCTTCATGCGCACCGAGCAGCATTCCTGGGCGCAGGGGCTCTGGCAGGGCAGACGGCCCGCGCCGCAACGCTTCTATTCCTGGGGGCATGTGCGCGGCCAGCCGCGCGAGACGCTGCTCGACTACGATGCCGGCCAGCCGGTGCTGCGCACGCTGCAGCCCCCCAATGCGGGCGATCGCGACGAGGTGCCGGCGGCCGAGCGCCGCAACACCATCGACACCCTGAGCGCGCTGGCGCTGCTGGTGCAGCGCGTCGCCGATGACGGGCGCTGCGACGGCACGGCGCGCGTCTTCGATGGCCGCCGGCTGTCGGAGGTCTCCGCCCGCACCGTCGCCGAGGTGGTGCTGCCGCCCGAATCGGACGCGGCCTATGCCGGGCCGTCCCTGCGCTGCGATTTCTTGGGCCGGCAGCTTGCCGGGTTTTCCATCGATAGCGACCGGGAATGGCAGCAGCGCCCGCACGGCGGCAGCGTCTGGTTCGCCCGCGCGGTTCCCGGCGTGCCGCCGGTGCCGGTGCGGATGACCTTCGAGACCCGCTGGTTCGGCGACGTCACCATGGTGCTGACCGCCGCGGGGCCGGGGCCGGGGCCCAGCGCCGCCAGATAA
- the ubiT gene encoding ubiquinone anaerobic biosynthesis accessory factor UbiT, producing MLPRRTHRPLQPGSLDLAVSLAMATLPQPVIAGLLRRLTRTLPQRQPTLVRRMAELDGKRILIVPDELPYAFLMSFPGGTVQIELIDPAEAPPTEAQMRGPLRLFYDLVRGGRDGDALFFSRELSVTGDMAAAVTLRNAMDGAGVDLFAEFLDMPGPIGPLVRGAGSLVDRCAGIVLGPLAERAARLESEVASLRAELRRLKEGTPRPRPARPAPPLGARP from the coding sequence ATGCTCCCCCGACGCACTCACCGGCCGCTCCAGCCCGGATCGCTTGATCTTGCGGTCTCGCTGGCCATGGCCACGTTGCCGCAGCCCGTGATCGCGGGCCTGCTGCGGCGTCTCACCCGCACGCTGCCGCAGCGCCAGCCCACGCTGGTGCGCCGCATGGCCGAGCTTGACGGCAAGCGTATCCTGATTGTGCCGGACGAACTGCCCTACGCCTTCCTGATGAGCTTCCCGGGCGGCACGGTGCAGATCGAACTGATCGACCCGGCCGAGGCCCCGCCCACGGAAGCGCAGATGCGCGGTCCGCTGCGGCTGTTCTACGACCTCGTGCGCGGCGGACGCGACGGCGATGCGCTGTTCTTCAGCCGCGAGCTCAGCGTCACCGGCGACATGGCCGCGGCGGTCACGCTGCGCAACGCCATGGACGGCGCCGGCGTCGACCTGTTCGCCGAGTTCCTGGACATGCCCGGCCCGATCGGCCCGCTGGTGCGCGGCGCCGGCAGCCTGGTCGATCGCTGCGCCGGCATCGTGCTCGGGCCGCTCGCCGAACGCGCCGCCCGGCTCGAATCGGAAGTCGCCTCGCTGCGCGCCGAGCTGCGCCGGCTGAAGGAAGGCACCCCCCGGCCGCGGCCGGCCCGCCCCGCCCCGCCACTCGGAGCCCGCCCATGA
- the ubiU gene encoding ubiquinone anaerobic biosynthesis protein UbiU, with amino-acid sequence MSAVMTSAPTASAQMIPEIVAPAGTPAALVAAIDAGADTVYCGFRDATNARNYPGLNFTAEDLKEGIAYAHARGRRVNVAINTYASAGNTKLWHKAIDTAASLGADAVIMADIGLLDYAARTHPKLRRHLSVQGGASTISSIHYYYEAFGIARMILPRMFTLDEIAELKTRVPIEIECFIFGSLSPMTEGRCSLSAYATGRSPNLCGVCSPAEHVRYEQQDGELLCRLGDFVTNSFGPGESAGYPTVCKGRYMAGDADPAYVFEEPECLNAAEYIGAMRKAGICAFKIEGRQRGRFYVAEVVASFRELIDAEARGESFAKHGAALERLRRLAEGGEETKGAYRKGWR; translated from the coding sequence ATGAGCGCCGTCATGACCAGCGCGCCGACGGCCAGCGCGCAGATGATCCCCGAGATCGTGGCCCCCGCCGGGACGCCGGCCGCCCTGGTCGCCGCCATCGATGCCGGCGCCGACACCGTCTATTGCGGCTTCCGCGACGCCACCAATGCCCGCAACTACCCGGGCCTGAACTTCACCGCCGAGGACCTGAAGGAGGGCATCGCCTACGCCCATGCCCGCGGCCGGCGCGTGAACGTGGCGATCAACACCTATGCCTCGGCCGGCAACACCAAGCTGTGGCACAAGGCGATCGACACCGCCGCCTCGCTTGGCGCGGACGCGGTGATCATGGCCGATATCGGCCTGCTCGACTACGCCGCCCGCACCCATCCGAAGCTGCGGCGGCATCTGTCGGTGCAGGGCGGCGCTTCCACCATCTCGTCGATCCATTACTACTACGAGGCATTCGGCATCGCGCGCATGATCCTGCCGCGCATGTTCACCCTCGACGAGATCGCCGAGCTGAAGACGCGCGTGCCGATCGAGATCGAGTGCTTCATCTTCGGCAGCCTCAGCCCGATGACGGAAGGGCGCTGCTCGCTCTCCGCCTATGCCACCGGCCGTTCGCCCAATCTCTGCGGCGTCTGCTCGCCCGCCGAGCACGTGCGCTACGAGCAGCAGGACGGCGAGCTGCTGTGCCGGCTGGGTGATTTCGTCACCAACAGCTTCGGTCCCGGCGAATCGGCGGGCTACCCCACCGTGTGCAAGGGCCGCTACATGGCCGGCGATGCCGACCCGGCCTATGTGTTCGAGGAGCCGGAGTGCCTGAACGCCGCCGAATACATCGGCGCCATGCGCAAGGCCGGCATCTGCGCCTTCAAGATCGAAGGCCGCCAGCGCGGCCGGTTCTACGTGGCCGAGGTGGTGGCGTCGTTCCGGGAACTGATCGACGCCGAGGCCCGCGGCGAATCCTTCGCCAAGCACGGCGCGGCACTCGAGCGCCTGCGCCGGCTGGCCGAAGGCGGGGAAGAAACCAAGGGCGCCTATCGGAAGGGATGGCGATGA
- the ubiV gene encoding ubiquinone anaerobic biosynthesis protein UbiV: MSAKLVMGPVLFHWPAETLRDFYFRIADEAEVDTVCVGEVVCSKRMPFFKDHMPEVIQRLQRAGKEVVLSSLSLMSDKREEAAMRELIALAPGLVEANDVAVLRELGGKPHMIGPFINIYNEDALGYLVRGGAVRACLNPEVPGNVVNELAQRSTVPLEVMVFGRQPLAISARCFHARAEGRTKDGCQFACNADPDGRVVRTIEDVGFLALNGCQTLSYTCGNLVHELAPLQQAGVERFRLSPQSGDMVATARIFRAVLDGKLAPAAAVEQLSVLHPDLPFANGFYYAEPGHRFVQPAAAEAALN; encoded by the coding sequence ATGAGCGCGAAACTGGTGATGGGGCCGGTGCTGTTCCACTGGCCCGCCGAGACCCTGCGCGACTTCTACTTCCGCATCGCCGACGAGGCCGAGGTGGATACGGTCTGCGTGGGCGAGGTCGTGTGCTCCAAGCGCATGCCCTTCTTCAAGGACCACATGCCGGAGGTGATCCAGCGCCTGCAGCGCGCCGGCAAGGAAGTGGTGCTGTCGAGCCTCTCGCTGATGTCCGACAAGCGCGAGGAAGCGGCGATGCGCGAGCTGATCGCGCTGGCGCCGGGGCTGGTCGAGGCCAACGACGTCGCGGTGCTGCGCGAGCTCGGCGGCAAGCCGCACATGATCGGCCCGTTCATCAACATCTACAATGAAGACGCGCTGGGCTACCTGGTGCGGGGCGGCGCGGTGCGCGCCTGCCTCAACCCCGAGGTGCCGGGCAACGTGGTCAACGAACTGGCGCAGCGCAGCACCGTCCCGCTGGAAGTGATGGTGTTCGGCCGCCAGCCGCTGGCGATCTCCGCGCGCTGCTTCCATGCCCGTGCCGAGGGCCGCACCAAGGATGGCTGCCAGTTCGCCTGCAACGCCGACCCGGACGGGCGGGTGGTGCGCACCATCGAAGATGTCGGCTTCCTGGCGCTGAACGGCTGCCAGACCCTGTCCTATACCTGCGGCAACCTGGTGCACGAGCTTGCCCCGCTGCAGCAGGCGGGGGTGGAGCGCTTCCGGCTGTCGCCGCAATCGGGCGACATGGTGGCGACGGCGCGCATCTTCCGCGCGGTGCTCGACGGCAAGCTCGCGCCGGCGGCGGCGGTGGAGCAGTTGTCGGTCCTGCATCCCGACCTGCCCTTCGCCAACGGCTTCTACTACGCCGAGCCCGGCCACCGCTTCGTGCAGCCGGCCGCCGCCGAAGCCGCTTTGAACTGA
- a CDS encoding glycosyltransferase family 4 protein, giving the protein MRYLFVHQNFPGQYLHIIRHLLTQPGHEIVFLSEPNDNAIPGVRRVVYRKPAPAKEAVHPNIRDLDVAMRRAASVAELARNLRHLGFTPDIIIGHHGWGDLLELVDVWPNTPILGYFEFFYRTEGQDVGCDPEFPMGVEQFARIRAMNSINLLALSLEQHGQTPTSWQHTRYPAWAQEQISVLPEGARLDVCRPDPAVREAPFALGRFGVKPGEKLVTYVSRNLEPYRGFHVMMRALPRLLKARPDVRVVMVGGDDVSYGARLANSTWRAHFQQELAGKYDTSRVLLPGQVSYEDYLRLLQRSDAHVYLTYPFVASWSLREALACGSPMVAADVEPVREFVTDGRNGLLTPMLDPAALADNILRVLEDEKLNRRLRSGARRYAERTLDMNIHLAAFAARVAELTGAAVEVPQGRSARRRVAAL; this is encoded by the coding sequence GTGCGCTATTTGTTCGTACATCAAAACTTTCCGGGACAGTATCTGCACATCATCCGGCACCTGCTGACGCAGCCCGGCCACGAGATCGTCTTTCTGTCCGAGCCCAACGACAACGCCATTCCCGGCGTGCGCCGGGTGGTCTACCGCAAGCCGGCACCGGCCAAGGAAGCGGTACACCCGAACATCCGCGATCTCGACGTGGCCATGCGACGCGCCGCTTCCGTCGCGGAGCTCGCGCGCAACCTGCGCCATCTCGGCTTCACCCCGGACATCATCATCGGCCATCACGGCTGGGGCGATCTGCTCGAGCTCGTCGATGTCTGGCCCAATACGCCGATCCTTGGCTATTTCGAGTTCTTCTACCGCACCGAAGGCCAGGACGTTGGCTGCGACCCTGAATTCCCGATGGGGGTGGAACAGTTCGCGCGCATCCGGGCGATGAACAGCATCAACCTGCTGGCGCTGTCGCTGGAACAGCACGGCCAGACGCCGACGTCCTGGCAACACACCCGCTATCCCGCCTGGGCGCAGGAGCAGATCAGCGTGCTGCCAGAGGGTGCGAGGCTCGATGTCTGCCGGCCGGACCCGGCGGTGCGGGAGGCGCCGTTCGCACTCGGGCGCTTCGGGGTGAAGCCCGGGGAGAAGCTGGTCACCTATGTCAGCCGCAACCTCGAGCCCTATCGCGGCTTCCACGTCATGATGCGCGCCTTGCCCCGACTGCTGAAGGCGCGGCCGGATGTGCGGGTGGTGATGGTGGGCGGCGACGACGTGAGCTACGGCGCACGGCTGGCCAACAGCACATGGCGGGCGCATTTCCAGCAGGAGCTTGCCGGCAAGTACGACACGAGCCGCGTGTTGCTGCCCGGTCAGGTCAGCTACGAAGACTATCTCCGCCTGCTGCAGCGCTCGGACGCGCATGTCTACCTGACCTATCCCTTCGTGGCTTCGTGGTCGCTGCGCGAGGCGCTGGCCTGCGGCTCTCCCATGGTCGCCGCCGATGTCGAGCCGGTGCGGGAATTCGTGACCGACGGGCGCAACGGCCTGCTGACGCCGATGCTCGATCCCGCGGCCCTGGCGGACAACATCCTGCGCGTGCTTGAAGACGAGAAGCTGAACCGGCGGCTGCGCAGCGGGGCGCGCCGCTATGCGGAGCGGACGCTCGACATGAACATCCATCTCGCGGCGTTCGCGGCGCGGGTGGCGGAGCTGACCGGCGCTGCGGTCGAAGTGCCGCAGGGCAGGTCGGCACGCCGGCGTGTCGCCGCGTTGTAG